The sequence CCGATCAGGCCGCAGGCAGCGGTGGCGACGACCCCGAAGGGCTGAGGGGCACCGGGCGACGGCGCCCAAGGGCTGAGGGGCGCACCCCGACGCTCCCTGGGCGTTGTCGCCCAGGGCCGGCCGAACGCCCGCCGAAGGCGAACACCCCGGCGATCCCGGACGCCGCGGCCCGCCCCGACACGAGCGCCGCTTCCGACGTTGCCCCGCTGCCCGGGAACGGAGCCGCCAGAACAGCCGGTCCGGCCCGGCGAGGGTGTCGACGATCGACACCGCGGCAAGGGGCACAGGAATGCGACAACGGACGCAGGAACTGCCCACGGTGTTCGCTGAATTCGTGCCCGAAAACGGCTCAGATCGTACTCGTTCGCGCTGCACGCGGGATCTTAGGGTGACTGCGGAGGCTGACCACGCGGCGATACCCGGGGGAACACGTGACATTCGACCAGGAATGGGCGGAACTGCGTTCGACCGCGGCTCAGCGAAGTGCCATGCAGATCAACAGCGCCCCGGCCGAAGCCGGTGGCGGTTCCGGTGCACCGGATCTGGTGGTGAACCGGGACGATCTCGGAGCTATCGGGAATGACGCCTACGAGCTCAGGACGAGACTGTCGAAGGACGGTGACCACGCCCGCCCAGCCACGTTCGATGCGGCGATCGCGCTGACGAACGGCAACTTCGCGAGCGGCTCGGCGGTTCTCAAGGTGCACGACTTGTGGCAGAAGCACCTCAAGACGCTGCTGGATTCCTGCGCGCACATTTCGAACCACCTGGACTACACCAAGGCGCAGCATGCGAAGGACGACGTGAAGATCGGTGGAGATTTGGCGCCGATCTCCAAGCTGTCGGAATACATGAAGTAATAAGGCTCGGGGGAGCGCGCACATGCTGAGCTACGAGGACATCGTCGAAGCCCCGTTGGGGAAGCTGAAGGCGGCGGCCGACGACTGGTCGGACATGGCGGCGAAGCTGGACAGGCTCGCCGATCACGCGTCGGACGGCATGAAGGCGAAGGCCAACAAGGCCAGCTGGGAAGGCGTCAACGCGGGGGTCACCAAGGCGTTCGTCGGCAAGACCGTCAAGGAGTTCGCGGACGCCGCCGCCGAGGCCAAGGGCGTGAAGACGCTGCTGGAAGAGGGGTACGCGGCCTTCAAGAAGGCCAAGGACGACCTCGTCAGCATCCGGGACCATGAGGGGCCGGCTGCCGGGATTCTGGTGGACGGCCGAGGCAAGGTGACGGCGCGGTCCCCGATCTCCGATAACTACACGGCGCGTCACGATCCCGACTTCGCCACGTACCTCCAGCAGGAGCGGGAGAACATCGAGTCGTGGCAGAAGAAGATCGACGACATCGTCGAAACCTGCAACGACACCGATGTGACCTTCAAGAACTCCCTTGAGGCCAACGTCACCGACCGCAGGGACTTCAGCGCTCCGAAGTACACCAAGTTCGACCAGGAAGAGGCCGCCCGCGCCGTTGCCCTGGCGGCCAAGGGCCGCGACATCACGCACGCGCAACTGCAGGCGCTGAACGAACTGCTGCGCGACAATGCCCATTCGGTGGAGTTCGCGAAGAACTTCTACGAGAAGCTTGGCCCGGAGAAGGCGCTCGCTTTCTTCGGGCAGCTCGCTACGGACACGAACGACTACGCCAAGGTCGACAAGGAGCGCTTGGCGGACGTCCAGGCGCTCCAGCGCAATCTCGGCCTCAACCTGGCCACCGCCTCGCACGACAAGGCGTTCACCGCGGAGTGGGGACCGGAGCTCCGCACGATGGGCACCCAGCAGATCCCGTTGTCCAAGTACGACAACAGCGGCGGCCCGTACGGCTACCAGCTGCTCGGCGGCATCATGCGATACGGGAACTATGACGCGAAGTTCCTCAACCCGATCGCCGAGCACGTGGCGCAGCTGCACCAGCAGGATCCGTACCGGTTCGCCGGTAACAAGCAGGTGAACGGCTTCCTGGACAACCCGTACAACCCCTCGGGGAAGAACGGGTCCGGCTACGACCCGACCATCGCCATGCTGGAGGCTCTGGGAAACAGTCCGGACGCGGCGAAGAGGTTCTTCACCGATGACCCGACGGCCTACAACGAGGACGGCACGGTCAACCGGGGCGCCACGGCCGACCTCGGAAAGCAGGATGGCGAAGCCATCGACAACTACCTCGATTTCTTCGGAAACGAGAAGTGGGAGTCGTTCCCGGACTCCAACTCCACCGACCCGGACAAGCTGGGGCCCACTCTCCAGTACATGCCGGACGCGCTGGGCCATGCCCTGGAGGCGGCGACCCTGGGCTACCCGGCGGGCGAGCCGGACGCGCGTGTGCAGCGGGACGCCGACAATGCCGCGATCATGCAGAGGGTCATGGAGAAGTACGGGTCGGACGCCGGCTTGCTCAAGCACCAGGAGGGCTTGGCGGACAGCATGGGCGTCATGGGTGCGGGATATATCGACGACATCAACTGGGCTTTGAACAAGGGTGATGCGAACAGCGTCTTCGCCCCCACCAAGAATAGCCAAGGGCATATACCCTTCGGTGATGACGGGGACGAGGCCCGCTCGAACGTTCGCCAGTTCCTCAGTGCTCTTGGCCAGCACCCCGACGCCTACGCCACTCTTTCCTCGGCGGAGCAGGCGTACACCAGAAGTGTTCTGGAGACGCACGTGGGTTCCGACGGAGCCATTGACGAGGGCGCCGCACGCACGACCGTCCGGGTTGGCGCAGAGGTGCAGGGCATGCTCGACCAGTCCAGAGCCGACCAGGTCCAGGCGGACAACATGAAGAAGCACGAGGACTACGAGAAGGCGGTGGCCGAACGCGCGGGCTGGGTGGAGTTCGGCGCGGGGGTGGGGATCGCCGCCGGGGTTGCATTCCTGCCGGCGACTGCTGCGGTGGGTGCGGCCGCCGTGCTGATCCCTCTGGCGACCGACACAGTCGGTGGCGCGGCGGAGCAGGTCATCGGCCAGGCCGTCGGAGATATCTCGGATAACTCGGTCGACAAGAGCAAGGAGAAGGCGGAGGAACTCACCAGGAAGGAATGGAACAGCATCTATCGATCTGGTGAGTCGATGGCGGAGGCTCCGATGGAGGCTTTCCTGGCTCTTCATGCGACCAAGGAAGACACAAAGCTCCGAGAGGATCTGAACGAATCGATGCTCCTGGGCTACGGCGTCGGCAACGAACGAGAGAATCAACAGGGTGCGGATCCGGAGACGGGCTGAGGGTGCCCCGGGCTGCGATGAAAGGCATGGGTGTGAACCGGAACGCAAAGACGCTGATTGGTGGCCTGCTCCTGGCCGTCTGTGCTACCGCATGCGCATCTGATCCGGAGCCTCAGTCGCCCTATGTCAATGCGTCGGAGGTGTGCGATGGGGTGTTCGCTGGCGACCTGGAGAAGACGGTGGAAGCCGTAACAGGAGCGAAGTCCTTCGAGCGGCGAGCGAGCGGCGGTATGGGCCAGGTGATCGAAGAGATCGAGAAGGGGTATTCATCCGGCCGTAGTTGGTCGCCAAGGGAAGAGCTCTGCGAGATGGCTGCGAAGGGAAGTTCCAGCGATGAAGAGACGACTTTGGCTTTCCATATGTATGCTCCACATGACGTAAATTACCCGGGGATCCCTGAAAGGGCGAAGCGGTTCTCCCTGGGCAAGGAGGCGATAGCCAACGTCCGCTCGGCCGGCATCTATTTTGAATGCGTCAGTCCCAGGTTCGATGGCTCGAAGAGTCGGCCGGTGCGGATCTACGGAGGGTTGAGTAGAGCCCATGACCGAGGCGATTCCCTGGAGAATTTGATGGACAATCTTCGAGTTGTCCATTCTGCGTCCCTGGCGGTGGCCGAGGAGCTGGAGTGCGAGGGCAATGCCGGTCTCCCTCAGAAGCTGGACCCGGGGCTGCGGCAACTTCCGCCGGTCAGCCGCCCGGCAGAGATCGACTCCTGATGATGATGTCGCACAGAAAGGACCGGTCGGGGCCGTTGCGGCTCCGGTCATCGACGCCCAACCACTCGATCCGCCGCTCCAGTCCGACGCGACGGAGGTGACTCTGGGAACGGAGCTCCGGCGGGAGCTGCTCAGTTCGTTGGCCTGGCCGGTCGTGGCAGAGATGGATCACAACCAGCCCCCTGTCGTTTCCCCTTGCGTTGGTGGCAGCCGCATGAGGTGGGTCGCCGGCCGCAGCCGTGCCGGTCTCGTCTGCGTGGTCATTGCGTTTTCTCTGGCAGTCGGCGCGGTTGGCTGTTCGGACGGGGAGAACGCCGACGCAGCGCATGACCGGACTGCGGGGCCCACGGAACTCTGCGGCGGTGCAGCGGACTTTGTGGAGGCGGGCAAGGCGCTGAAGAGATCACGGGGTCGTCGCGGTTTGAGGAGTCGGCCGAAACGTCCACCGTCGCGTACGCGGCGAAGTCGTTGAGCCATGAGTTCACCTCGTCACACCGGCTCATATCGACATCGGCGTGGAGCGCTGGTCGCCCAAGGACCCCGAGGGAGACCCGGAGAAGTTGAAGGACGCCTACGCGACCGTGGCTCATTCCTTCGCCCTGGCCATGGCGAAGGAACTGCGCTGCGAGAACGACGCAGGGCTGGAGCCCCGCCCGGTGCTCGACCCCGCGTGACGTGCGGAGCCGCGACGACAAGTCCACCCGCTACCGTGGCCGTTGACCAGGGGGAGGTGTCGGCGTGATATCCGAGCCGGAGTTGGTGGGGGAGGACGGGCCGCGCTCGTCCCCGGACGTCGTGAGCGGGTTCGACCCCGAGCAGGGGCCCGGGGACGGCGGACGGCGGCGGTGGCACGGGGCGCTCTGGGGTGTCGCCGGGGCGCTGACCGCGTCGGCGGTGTGGGCCGCGGCGGTCTTCGGTTACGGGATCGGCGGCGACGGGAAGCCCGATGCGCGTGGCTACCGCGTGGAGTCCGACTCCTGCGCGGCGATGGAGCTGAAGGAGCTCGCCGGGGCGCTGGGGGTGCCCGCGGCCAAGCCCGCTACCGAACTGGACGGCATCGAGCACCCCGCCCTCCATCGCATTCGCTGCACCGTCGACTTCACGACAGCGGTGCGCCGGGGACCGGGCAGCGCGGAGGAGACGGGCTGGGCCACCGGCTACCACGCGTCCCTCACGGCCGAGCTGCACAAGGAGACCGATCCGCGCCCCGAGTTCGAGGCGAGCAGCACGCTGACGGAGGTCGACGGCTCGGGCGTGGAGCGGGTGGAGCGGGTACCGGACCTCGGCGACCTGGCGTATCTGCTGGTCATGGAGGACGAAGCGCTGAGTGTGCGGGTGGTGGAAGGCGGTGCCGTCGTGACGCTCACCCTGTCCGCCTGGATGTCCTACACCGAGGGCGATGAGGAGATGCCGGAAGCGCCGGAGGAGCCCGAGACGCTCGCGTACCGGGCCGACCTGATCAGCGACACCCGCGCCGTGATGAAGGCGCTCAAGACCGGCTGACCGACCGGGCGGGCCGCCGTGCTCGCGAACGCGGATGTGGCCGCCCCTGTCCTGGGGCGGCCACATCCGCGTTCCGGAGACCGTGACCGGATTCGAACCGGTGTATCTCGAGTTGCAGTCGAGCCCCTGAGCCTCTCGGGCACACGGTCGGGTGGTGGTGCCGGTGTTCCGCGGTTCCTTGCTGACCACGACGCTACGGCCACCCGTCCGCCGCCTCAAGGAATCCGGCCGGGGTGCAACGTGACCGCCATACGCCGTTCATGTCCGGGGCCGGAGGGGCAGGCCGGGAACCCGGGCCCGGGACCTACGACCAAGGGCCGAGCCCAGGACCGTACACAGACAGGGTCCACACCGGCCCATGCCCCTTACGCTGACCCCATGACCGCCCTCGAACCCCGTGACGGCACCGACGCCGCACACCTCGCGTCGCCCGCGACCGGCGCCCCCTCCCCGGACCCGCTGTCCGATTTTCCCGCCGCGGCCGTCGAAGGGGTCCTCGGGCGCACCTACCGGGCGCTGAGCATCGGCATCGTGTCCGTGGTGTTCCTCATCGCGTTCGAGGCCACGGCGGTCGGTACGGCGATGCCGGTCGCCGCCCGCGAGCTGAACGGGATTCCCCTCTACGCGTTCGCCTTCTCCGCGTACTTCACCACCAGCCTCTTCGCCATGGTCCTCTCCGGACAGTGGGCCGACCGGCGCGGCCCGCTCCAGCCGCTCGCCACCGGGATCACCGCGTTCGGCGTCGGACTGCTGCTCTCCGGGGCCGCCACGAGCATGTGGGTGTTCATCGCGGGCCGTGCCGTCCAGGGGCTCGGCGGCGGGCTGGTGATCGTCGCGCTGTACGTCGTCATCGGGCGCGCCTACCCCGAGCACATCCGGCCCGCCATCCTGGCCGCCTTCGCCGCGAGCTGGGTGATCCCCTCCGTCGTCGGACCGCTCGCCTCCGGGACGGTGACCGAGCAGCTCGGCTGGCGCTGGGTCTTCGTCGGCATCCCCGTCCTCATCGTGATCCCGCTCGCCCTGGCCCTCCCGGCGATCCGGCGCACGGCCTCCGGGCCCGCCGACCCGGCTGCCGCCGCCGAGCCGTACGACCGCCGCCGTATCCGGCTCGCCCTCGGGATATCGGCCGGGGCGGGACTGCTCCAGTACGCGGGTCAGGAGCTGAACTGGCTCGCCCTGCTGCCCGCCGCCGTCGGGGCCGCCCTGCTCGTGCCCGCCGTCCGCGGACTGCTGCCGGCCGGGACCGTACGGGCCGCGCGCGGGCTGCCCTCGGTGGTCCTGCTGCGCGGGATCGCCGCCGGGTCGTTCATCGCCGCCGAGTCGTTCGTACCGCTGATGCTGGTCACCCAGCGCGGGCTGTCCCCGACGATGGCCGGGCTGTCGCTGGCGGTGGGCGGGGCGACCTGGGCGCTCGGTTCGTTCGTCCAGTCCCGGCCGCGCATGGAGCCGTACCGCGAGCGGCTGATGGTCACCGGCATGCTCCTCGTCGCGGCCTCGATCGCCGTCGCGCCCTCCGTGCTGATCGAGGGGGTCCCCGTCTGGATCGTCGCCGTCGCCTGGGCCTTCGGCTGCTTCGGGATGGGCATGGTGATCGCCTCCACCAGCGTGCTGCTCCTGAAGCTGTCGGCCCCCGAGGAGGCGGGCTCCAACTCCGCCGCCCTCCAGATCTCCGACGGGCTCTCCAACGTGCTGCTCCTGGCCTCCGGCGGCGCGGCCTTCGCGGCGCTGGGCGGCGGCGCGGTGGGCGCGGCCGCGCACGGGGCGGTCCAGGCGGGGTCCGCGGGCTCGCACCCGGGCGCGTTCGCGGCCGTGTTCCTGCCGATGGCGGGGGTGGCGCTGGTGGGGGTGTGGGTGGCGACGAGAGTCCTCGTACGGGAGAAGTAGCGGCATCCTGAGGTACCTCCTGGTACCGCGCGGTAGCATGGGCTCATGGCCGGTCTGAATCTGCGGTTCACCGAGGAAGAGCTGAATTCCCTGCGCGCCCGTGCCGAGGCGGAGGGCAGGAGCATGCAGGCATTCGCTCACGACGCGGTGATCACTGCCGTAAACGAGCACGCACGGCTTTTCGACGAAGCTGCCGACCATGTTCTGAGGGCGAGTGAGGAGCTCAACCGGAGGCTCGCCTGATGCAGTACCTGAGCCTGCCCGAGTTGTTGAATCTGGCGGAGCGGCTCGGCGCTGCCGGGTGCGCGACTACGGGCTTCTGGAGTCGGCGCTGGCCCGACCACAGGCGAGCGTGTTCGGGCAGGACGCCTATCCGGACGTCTGGCAGAAGGCTGCGGCCCTGATGGAGTCCCTCGCCCGCAACCACGGCCTGGTCGACGGCAACAAGCGCATTGCGTGGTACGCGACCTGGGTCTTCCTCCATCTGAACGGCCATCTGCTCGACCCGGACTTCGACGTCGATGAAGCGGAGCGGTTCGTGCTGGCCGCGTGCCAAGGCGCCCTGGACATGCCCAAGATCGCTGAGCGGCTACCGGGGTTCGCGCGGTAGCCGCACTTGTGAAGAGCGTCTCAACGGACTCGAACCGTGACTCGTTCGTACGGGTTCTCAGCCGGGCCCCCGGTAAGGTGGCCCGGTTGTCGTATCGCGGGCCGGGTCCTTCGGGCCGGGTGCGGTACGGGCAGCGCCCCACGTACCCGAGAGCCCCGAACCGGAGACCGTGACTACTACCACCGCCTCCCACCACCTCTCACCCGCCTTCCCTGGCCGTGCCCCCTGGGGTACCGCCAACAAGCTGCGAGCCTGGCAGCAAGGCGCCATGGAGAGGTACGTCCAGGAGCAGCCGCGCGACTTCCTCGCCGTCGCGACGCCCGGCGCAGGCAAGACAACGTTCGCGCTGACCCTCGCGTCCTGGCTGCTGCACCACCATGTCGTGCAGCAGGTCACCGTCGTCGCCCCGACCGAGCACCTCAAGAAGCAGTGGGCGGAGGCGGCCGCCCGGATAGGGATCAAGCTCGACCCCGACTACAGCGCCGGTCCGCTGAGCAAGGAGTACCACGGGGTCGCCGTGACCTACGCCGGTGTCGGCGTACGCCCGATGCTCCACCGCAACCGCTGCGAGCAGCGCAAGACGCTCGTCATCCTCGACGAGATCCACCACGCCGGTGACTCCAAGTCCTGGGGCGAGGCCTGCCAGGAGGCGTTCGACCCGGCGACCCGGCGGCTCGCCCTGACCGGTACGCCGTTCCGGTCGGACACCAACCCCATCCCCTTCGTCCAGTACGAGGAGGGCAACGACGGCATCCGCCGCTCCTCGGCCGACTACACCTACGGCTACGGCAACGCGCTCGCCGACGGCGTCGTCCGCCCGGTCATCTTCCTCAGCTACAGCGGCAACATGCGCTGGCGTACGAAGGCCGGGGACGAGATCGCCGCCCGGCTCGGCGAGCCGATGACCAAGGACGCCATCGGCCAGGCCTGGCGCACCGCGCTCTCGCCCACCGGCGAGTGGATCCCCAACGTCCTCGCCGCCGCCGACAAGCG is a genomic window of Streptomyces sp. YPW6 containing:
- a CDS encoding MFS transporter, giving the protein MTALEPRDGTDAAHLASPATGAPSPDPLSDFPAAAVEGVLGRTYRALSIGIVSVVFLIAFEATAVGTAMPVAARELNGIPLYAFAFSAYFTTSLFAMVLSGQWADRRGPLQPLATGITAFGVGLLLSGAATSMWVFIAGRAVQGLGGGLVIVALYVVIGRAYPEHIRPAILAAFAASWVIPSVVGPLASGTVTEQLGWRWVFVGIPVLIVIPLALALPAIRRTASGPADPAAAAEPYDRRRIRLALGISAGAGLLQYAGQELNWLALLPAAVGAALLVPAVRGLLPAGTVRAARGLPSVVLLRGIAAGSFIAAESFVPLMLVTQRGLSPTMAGLSLAVGGATWALGSFVQSRPRMEPYRERLMVTGMLLVAASIAVAPSVLIEGVPVWIVAVAWAFGCFGMGMVIASTSVLLLKLSAPEEAGSNSAALQISDGLSNVLLLASGGAAFAALGGGAVGAAAHGAVQAGSAGSHPGAFAAVFLPMAGVALVGVWVATRVLVREK